One genomic region from Candidatus Beckwithbacteria bacterium encodes:
- a CDS encoding lipopolysaccharide biosynthesis protein, protein MTLTKTSFTGAFWLGLLKVVIKAFSFLKIVIVARILSPTDLGLFGIVLLPYGLVEVMTESGINQALVQTQKDVRSYLSSAWVAFFFRGILIGGLLYLSAPLISRFYGRDLNLAIRLISLTPVLKGLANPAVVLFLKNLNFKKEFAYQSLASIVESLATIIFVLVLRNMLALPLGVVVGGLAALVFSFVFAPLQLIKVSFNKIKELYHYGKWVTIGTFMSFINDQGDDFFVSKFLGAYPLGLYQTAYKISNLPTTQGAGLIYSIIFPIFSSIQTDKVRLRRGLLKSLAITFVLSLTFAAGVYLFAPFFVRLFLGEIWLAMIPALNVLLLFGITRPLISAGSAVFDAVGQPKTVASINLIRLSLMVILLYPLTKLWGIVGTSWAVVIAQISVYPWFVIKLKKALSVTTNLRAS, encoded by the coding sequence ATGACTTTAACTAAAACCAGTTTTACCGGCGCCTTTTGGTTAGGCTTATTAAAAGTCGTGATTAAGGCCTTTTCTTTCCTTAAAATCGTGATTGTTGCCCGGATCTTGTCCCCGACGGATTTGGGTTTGTTCGGGATTGTTCTCCTGCCTTACGGTCTGGTAGAGGTAATGACCGAATCCGGGATTAATCAGGCATTGGTTCAAACTCAAAAAGATGTCCGCAGTTATTTAAGTTCTGCCTGGGTGGCCTTTTTCTTCCGGGGCATCCTGATCGGTGGCCTTTTGTACCTGTCGGCGCCGTTGATCAGCCGTTTTTACGGCCGGGACTTAAATTTGGCGATCAGACTGATCAGTTTAACTCCGGTTCTTAAGGGTTTAGCCAATCCGGCAGTGGTATTATTCCTTAAAAACTTAAATTTTAAAAAAGAGTTTGCTTATCAATCTTTAGCTTCGATTGTGGAGTCCCTGGCCACAATTATTTTCGTTCTGGTTTTAAGAAATATGCTCGCCTTGCCCTTGGGGGTAGTTGTCGGCGGTTTAGCTGCCTTGGTCTTTTCCTTTGTTTTTGCCCCGCTTCAATTAATTAAAGTGAGTTTTAACAAAATTAAAGAGCTGTATCATTACGGTAAATGGGTGACGATCGGCACCTTTATGTCCTTTATCAACGATCAGGGGGACGACTTCTTTGTCAGTAAATTTTTAGGCGCTTATCCCTTAGGCCTTTATCAGACTGCTTATAAAATTTCCAATCTGCCGACCACCCAGGGTGCCGGTTTGATTTACTCGATTATCTTCCCGATTTTTTCTTCGATTCAAACCGACAAGGTTCGTTTGCGCCGGGGTTTGCTTAAATCTCTAGCCATCACTTTTGTTTTAAGCCTGACTTTTGCCGCTGGTGTTTATCTGTTTGCCCCGTTTTTTGTCCGTCTTTTCTTAGGTGAAATTTGGTTAGCGATGATTCCGGCCTTAAATGTCCTGCTACTGTTTGGCATTACCCGGCCGTTAATTTCTGCCGGATCGGCTGTTTTTGACGCCGTTGGCCAACCCAAAACTGTCGCTTCCATTAATTTAATCAGGCTGTCGTTGATGGTAATTTTACTCTATCCCTTGACTAAGCTTTGGGGGATTGTCGGTACTTCCTGGGCCGTCGTCATTGCCCAAATTAGTGTTTATCCCTGGTTTGTAATTAAGCTTAAAAAAGCCTTGTCGGTGACGACGAATTTGCGTGCGTCATAA